AGGTGAGCAGGTCAAGGCGACCCGACGTGGCATCCTTCGGGATGGCGATCAGTTCGAGATAGTCGGTCCCGAACATCGCGAGGTGGTTCATCGAGCCGAGCGAGTGGTAGCCGCGTTCGGTGAGCGAAAAGCCGAGCCGTGTATAGACATCGGCGGCATGATCCATGTCGTTACGCGCATTGATGACCACATGGTCCAGCGTCGCCAGCGGCAGCTTCATCTCGTGTCCCCTCTCGCCGTTCATCGTTGCCGATCTTGGCACAGCAAACACGTCAGGATTTCTTATATTTGGTCACGATCCATTTATGCGCGGAAACCATTTCCAAATTCGACCGTCAAACAAGAACAATAATCCTATTTTCGCGCTTCGGCGGTCAATGCCGCCTTGTGGCGTGCGTCTTGCCGCAACGTCAGGCCGATGCGTTGCGAGCGATCACTTCGCGAAAGAAGTCGGGGCTGAGCCTGGGCGTCCGCTTCCGTGTCGCATGGTCGACGCGGACGAGGCTGATAGGCGGCGCATTGAGTCCACGCGCCGCCGGCACGGCGAGGCCGTGCGCGAAGTGGCCGGTCTCGCGGCCCCGCTCGGTCACGGACCGCTCCAAAGCATGCTGCGTGCCCACCCGCCCGCGGGGGCGGGTTGCCGTTCTCAGGTGCTTTCGTTGCTCAGCACGTCACCGAACAGCTTCCACGTCTCGCCATCGAAGGCGGACAGGCGCACCGACTGGATGGGATAGAAGTCCGTCGGGCTGGTGTTGATCTTGATGCCGGGCAGCAGCATCGGCACCACCAGGTTCTTCATGCTGGCGGCCTGCTTCATCAGGTTGTCGCGCGTGAGGTTGTCGCCGCAGGCGTTGAGGCAATGCCGCATCGTGGACGAGACCGCATAGGCATAGACGTTGCCTGAGTCGGCCGGATTGGCGTCGGGCAGGTACTTCTTCATCCACGCGTCCCATTCCTTGTAGTCCGCGTCGTTCACCCACTGCTTGTCGGTCGCGTCCTTCAGGTAGGCGGCGGTGATGATACCCTTGCTGTTCTCGAAGCCGGCGGGCTTCAGCACCGCGGCCACCGAGGCCGAGACGTTGGCGAGATAATGGTCTGGCTTCCAGCCGAGATCGGCCACCTTGCGGATGGCCTGCGCCGCCGCCTTCGGCGCGCAGTCGTTGAAGAAGACGTTGGCGCCGGAGCTCTTGATCTGGATGATCTGGCTGTCGACGGTCGGATCGGTGACCTCGTAGCTCACCTTCGCCGTGACGTACTTCTCGTTTTCCTTGCCGAGGCCGTCGAGGAAGCCGCCGATGTAGTCCTTACCGGAATCGTCGTTCTGGTAGATCATGCCGATGCGCAGATCCTTGAGATTGTCCTTGTACTTGGCCAGCACGTGCTTGGCGTAGATCGCCGCCTCGGTGTGGTAGTCGGGCTGCCAGCCCATGGTCCAAGGGAACTCCTTGGGCATGCCCCACTTGGAGGCGCCGGTGGCGACGAAGAGCTGCGGTACCTTCTTCTGGTTCAGGTACTTCTGCACGACCGTGTTGGTCGGGGTGCCGAGCAGCTGGAAGATGGCGAAGACCTTGTCGTCCTCGACCAGCTTGCGGACCATCTCGACGGTCTTGGGCGGGGAGAAGCCATCGTCGTAGGTGAGGAAGTTGATCCTGCGGCCGTTGATGCCGCCGGTCTCGTTCACCATCGTCCAATAGGCGGCGATCGCCTTGCCGATCGTGCCGTAGGCCGACAGCGGCCCGCTGTACGGGTTGGTGTGGCCGAGCTTGATTTCCTTGTCGGTGACGCCCGGGTCGTACTTCTTCTGGGCACTTGCGATGTAAGGGGAGAACGCGAGCGCAGCACTTCCGGCCGCGAAAGTGCGGCGGTTCATCTTGGTCATTTGTTTCCTCCAGTCGTCGTTATTAGAGCAGGT
This DNA window, taken from Reyranella humidisoli, encodes the following:
- a CDS encoding ABC transporter substrate-binding protein produces the protein MTKMNRRTFAAGSAALAFSPYIASAQKKYDPGVTDKEIKLGHTNPYSGPLSAYGTIGKAIAAYWTMVNETGGINGRRINFLTYDDGFSPPKTVEMVRKLVEDDKVFAIFQLLGTPTNTVVQKYLNQKKVPQLFVATGASKWGMPKEFPWTMGWQPDYHTEAAIYAKHVLAKYKDNLKDLRIGMIYQNDDSGKDYIGGFLDGLGKENEKYVTAKVSYEVTDPTVDSQIIQIKSSGANVFFNDCAPKAAAQAIRKVADLGWKPDHYLANVSASVAAVLKPAGFENSKGIITAAYLKDATDKQWVNDADYKEWDAWMKKYLPDANPADSGNVYAYAVSSTMRHCLNACGDNLTRDNLMKQAASMKNLVVPMLLPGIKINTSPTDFYPIQSVRLSAFDGETWKLFGDVLSNEST